In one Pseudoalteromonas rubra genomic region, the following are encoded:
- a CDS encoding class I SAM-dependent methyltransferase yields the protein MGINRQTFQLMLLENQFKELAGDFLCIGKQTVNVELNDIVQLMEDHQLDTSKVKSLISDEKFDSATRHGNQSLYDHDLLSALSPNLNYHCLDRSDYEGADIIQDMNEPLSAELVGKFDAIYNGSCMDNIFNPVSFLQNTTHLLKPGGRIIHIECASSVAGAYLMYSPEWFFSYYSINEFRDCKVYVTVARDASDSVYKFKTDLYEWKPDFTRGGAYNYIDACKSIDGLMHVIVVAEKGENSTANKSPIQMQYLDENAVDWRVNYQKFVQSARPKLKAPIQKEQARLPLDSDHFIYLGSGF from the coding sequence ATGGGTATAAATCGACAAACTTTTCAACTAATGCTGTTGGAAAACCAGTTCAAAGAACTTGCGGGTGATTTTCTGTGTATTGGAAAACAAACGGTTAATGTTGAGTTGAATGATATTGTGCAGTTGATGGAAGACCATCAACTAGACACCAGCAAGGTAAAGTCTCTGATCTCTGATGAAAAATTTGATTCCGCTACACGTCATGGCAATCAATCACTGTATGATCACGACTTGCTCAGTGCCCTGTCGCCAAACCTCAACTACCATTGCCTGGATCGCTCTGATTATGAAGGGGCTGATATCATTCAAGATATGAATGAGCCGTTGAGCGCCGAGTTAGTGGGTAAATTTGATGCCATATACAACGGCAGCTGTATGGATAATATCTTTAACCCCGTCTCCTTTTTACAAAATACCACCCATTTGCTCAAGCCTGGTGGCAGGATCATACACATAGAGTGTGCCAGCTCGGTTGCCGGTGCTTACCTGATGTATTCGCCCGAATGGTTCTTCAGTTACTACTCAATCAATGAATTCCGCGATTGCAAGGTTTACGTGACAGTTGCAAGAGATGCATCTGATAGCGTCTATAAGTTTAAAACTGACTTATACGAATGGAAGCCTGATTTCACCAGAGGGGGAGCTTACAATTACATTGATGCCTGTAAATCTATCGATGGGTTAATGCATGTTATTGTTGTTGCTGAAAAAGGTGAAAACTCAACAGCAAATAAGAGCCCGATCCAAATGCAATACCTTGATGAAAATGCCGTGGATTGGCGTGTCAACTATCAAAAATTTGTACAATCCGCCAGACCTAAACTAAAGGCA